The genomic window ATCGTCGGCGAACGCCGCCGGAATCCCCGCCGCATCGATGCGCTGCGCCCACGCCCGCGCCAGCTCGATTCGCCGCGCATCTGCCGGCGGCCAGGCGCCAACCAGCACGGGCTCGGCATAGACGGTGACCCTGACCCGCCCGGCAGCCACGACCTCGGCCCCGAATATAACCCGCGCTGCCAGCACACGTTGCGGTCCGACAATGCCCCCCAGAATCTCCGCGTTGCCGAGCCCGTTCTGCAGCGACAGCACAACCCCGTCCGGCCGCAGCGTGCCGGCAACCGCGGAGGCCACTGCCTCGGTGTCGTACGCCTTGACCGCTACGACAATCGCGTCGAACGCGGTTCTCAGTTGCGCCGCATCATAAGCGAGATCGAACCCGCTGGCGCGGCGGTCGCCCCAGATACCCTCCACGAACAACCCGCCGGCGGCAATGGCATCGAGATGCGCCGCCCGACCCAGCAAGGTCACTTCGTCGCCGGCGCACCGCAGGAAAGCCCCCAAAACGGACCCGAGCGCACCCGCACCGGCAATCAAGATCCGCATGGCGTCGCGCGATAGCGCAGGTCACGAGAGACGGACGCGATCGCATCGGGCACGACCCGGCACCGTTCGCTCCGAGAATCCACCGCACGCCGAACCGAGATCGTCACGCGTCCCGCCCGGCCGCGGGAACCGCCGGTCACCTCGGGTTGCCGCCGTCCGCCGCCAGGGGACCGTCGCCCCGGGGCAGCAGCCGCAGGTCGTCCGGAAGCAGCTTGATCTCCGTAACCAGCTCGTCGATGCGCGCGCACGTTGTCCGCATGTACTCGTACAGGTGTTTGTGGAGCAGTGCGAAGGTGACCGCGTCGCGGAACATGCGCGGCCGGCGCAGTGCGGTCTCCAGCAACAAACGAAACGTCATCCACGCCCGCCGCGGCGAGGTGCGCACCATGCACGTCCACAGCACATGCCGGAAGATGCGCAAGTCGCTGCCGCCCGCCAGCAATCTGGCCTGAATCTGCGAGCCCTTGTTGAGAATGAACTGCATCGTCCGACGGCGGTAGTTGCGGTAACTGTAGAGCCGCTGCAGCAGGTTCTTGTAGCCCTCGTAAAGCTGCAGGCGCGACATGCCTTCCGGCACGATGTTGGTGAACACGAACTGATCGCCGACCGACTCGGCGAGGAGCCGCCCCGCCTCCTTGAGTCGCTGGTACAGCGGCGTCTTCGGCATGGCGTTGAGCATGCCGGTCATCGAAACCGGAATGCGCGCCTCCTGGATGAACCGGAACTGCTCGTCGAAGATGGTTGGGTCGTCGTGGTCGAAACCGACGATCATCCCCGCCATGATCTCCATCCCGGCGGCCTGGATGCGATGAACGGAGTCGAGGATGCTCTCGCGCAGATTCTGTGTCTTGTGGGTTTCCTGCAGGCTGGCGGCACGCGGCGACTCGATACCGACGAAGATCGTCGTGAAATTGGCCCCCCGCATCAGATGCAATAGCTCGTCATCCTGCGCGACGTTCAACGTCACTTCGGTCATCAACTCGATCGGGTACTCGTGCTGCTGTTGCCAGACGGCGAGCGCCCGCAGCAGATCCTTGGCTTCCTTCTTGTTGCCGATGAAGTTGTCGTCGACGACAAAGACGTTGCGGATGCCGAGCCGATGGATCTCGCGCACTTCGGCCATGACCTGTTCGACCGACTTGGTGCGCGGACGCCGGCCGTACATGACGATGATGTCGCAGAACTCGCAGTTGAACGGACACCCGCGGGCGAACTGTATGGTCATCGTCCGGTACCGGTCGGCCTTCAACAGATCGAACCGCGGCAACGGCGAATCGTGCATGTTCGGCTTCTCGCCCTGATGGTATTCCGCGCGCCAGTTCCCCGCCTCGTACTCGCGCAGGAATTGCGGCCACGTGTACTCCGCCTCGTCGACAAAGATCACGTCCACCTTGCCGCGCAGCTCCTCGGGACAGAGCGAAGCGAACGGCCCACCGACGACCACGAACTTGCCGCGACGCCTGAACTCGGCGGCCAATTCGAAAATCCGCTTCTTGTGGATCACGTAACCGGTCAGTCCGACGATCTCGGCATCGACGTCGAAGTCGATCGGCTCGACGTTCTCGTCCATCAGGACGACGTCATGACCCGGTGGCGTGATCCCCGCCACCGTCGGCAGGGACAGATTCGGAAACACGCACTTCTTGCCGAGGCTCGGCAAGATGCGGTCGAAGGTCCAAAAGGACTCGGGGTTCTTCGGAGCAATCAGGCAGATCTTCATCGGCAACTCCCGTCCGGACACACGGCATCCCTGCGGCTCCGTTCTCGAGCCCGCCGGCACCGGCACCATCGTCAACCGTCTGCCTCGGCCATACTGGAATTCGGCGCCCGTTGCTACTGCGGGTCGCCGGGAGTGCCCCCGAGGCTCGGAGAAGCCGAGGTGCCCGGCTGCCTGCTCTCCCCGCCCTTCGTTACGACGCGAACACGACGCGGGCCTTACCACCGCGCCGGGCGCGGACGATTTCGCCGATCACCAGGGCGCGCTCACGGCGCCGCGCGAGACTCGCC from Candidatus Binatia bacterium includes these protein-coding regions:
- a CDS encoding ketopantoate reductase family protein; translated protein: MRILIAGAGALGSVLGAFLRCAGDEVTLLGRAAHLDAIAAGGLFVEGIWGDRRASGFDLAYDAAQLRTAFDAIVVAVKAYDTEAVASAVAGTLRPDGVVLSLQNGLGNAEILGGIVGPQRVLAARVIFGAEVVAAGRVRVTVYAEPVLVGAWPPADARRIELARAWAQRIDAAGIPAAFADDIAAALWGKVLYNAALNPLGALLGVHYGALGEHDDTRAIMDRAIEEAFSVATAEGVRLPWPSAEAYREAFYARLLPATFHHRSSMLQDLERRRRTEVDAISGEVWRRGRLHGIGTPVSELLTRLVRACETVRTGERA
- a CDS encoding B12-binding domain-containing radical SAM protein; the encoded protein is MKICLIAPKNPESFWTFDRILPSLGKKCVFPNLSLPTVAGITPPGHDVVLMDENVEPIDFDVDAEIVGLTGYVIHKKRIFELAAEFRRRGKFVVVGGPFASLCPEELRGKVDVIFVDEAEYTWPQFLREYEAGNWRAEYHQGEKPNMHDSPLPRFDLLKADRYRTMTIQFARGCPFNCEFCDIIVMYGRRPRTKSVEQVMAEVREIHRLGIRNVFVVDDNFIGNKKEAKDLLRALAVWQQQHEYPIELMTEVTLNVAQDDELLHLMRGANFTTIFVGIESPRAASLQETHKTQNLRESILDSVHRIQAAGMEIMAGMIVGFDHDDPTIFDEQFRFIQEARIPVSMTGMLNAMPKTPLYQRLKEAGRLLAESVGDQFVFTNIVPEGMSRLQLYEGYKNLLQRLYSYRNYRRRTMQFILNKGSQIQARLLAGGSDLRIFRHVLWTCMVRTSPRRAWMTFRLLLETALRRPRMFRDAVTFALLHKHLYEYMRTTCARIDELVTEIKLLPDDLRLLPRGDGPLAADGGNPR